GTTGAGAAATGCATGCAGCGGAGACCGGTGACTGTTTCCCCCCAGGACACCCTGCGAGGAGCCTGGCAGATCATACGAGAGCGCCGGGTCCGGCACCTGCCGGTCGTGGAACGGGGTCGTCTCGTGGGCATTGTCACCGACCGGGACTTGAGACAGGCGCTCCCCTCCCGGGCGGTGGGTCTTGAGATGCACGAGGCCCCTCATCTCGCCGAAAAAGTCCGTATTTGGGAGGTGATGGCCCGGGCGGTGGTGACCATCAGTCGAGAAGCGCCTATCGAGGAGGCGGCTCGCCTCCTCTTGAAATACCGGATCGGGGGGCTTCCGGTCTTGAAAGGGGAAACCCTCGTCGGCATTATTACGAAGACTGACCTGCTGCGAGCTCTCCTGAGCGAGTCGGGTGGCAGCCAGCGGCCAGCCTCCCGACAGAGAGTCCGGACAACCCAACGAAAGTCGGCGACCCGGTAAGAGACTTTCCTATCTTCCTTGGGGGGCCATGGCGCGCTCTCCGCATGTACAAGCGGGTGGGACGGGATCAGAGGGTCTCTACCTTTCCGAAGGCTCATTGGTAGGGACTCGGGATGAGAGACGCAATCTTCAAGGGAGGTGACGTGTCATGCGGAGAGGGTTGATTGCCACGGTAGTGTTGATCGTTGTGCTGGGCCTCGGCGGATCCACGCTGGCTCACCAGTCTCGGAAAGGCATGGGTGGTGGCCAGATGGGTTACCAAGGGATGATGGGTCCCGGTACGGGCATGATGGGCCCGGGTACGGGCATGATGGGCCCGATGGGTTCGCCCATGATCATGGGCACCATGATGTCCATCCACGGCGAGGTGATGAGCCTCATGGGTGAGATGATGCAAAAGTACGGAGGCCAGATGGGGCAGAAGACCCCAGAGGTTCGCCAGCAGATGCAGCGGGAAATGATGGAGCGAATGGGAGAGATACTAACAAAACATGGCACGGCGTTAAAGGAAAGGGCCAAGGCTGCAGGCAGGTAGGTACAACGGGATGATCGTCAGGCGGACCAGGTGCGAACGGAATACGCATCAGCAGAGATCTGCATGACGGGCCGTTCGCCCACCGGTTGAACCGATTTTCTGGGGATGTGATTCTCGGCCTTCATTACTAGGGCCGCAGTTGCCTCTCACCCCCAATTTTTGCCTGGTTACTTACATGACCATGCAATCCTTGCACTAAGTATCAGGGCCACTCCGCACCTTTCAGCGGTACTCCTTGTCGGATTAAATCACGAGAACTCATCACAAACAAAAGGCTTGGTTCATAGGACCTGGCGTTTTGATTTATGCTGGCACATCATGTGCAGCCGCAGCCAGGTGTGCGGTGTGTCTTGCCCTTTAGATCTGAGATGTTACGAACGGGCTGGCCAATGCGGGGGGCGGTCCTGAGCCGGGTCACGCCCATATGTTTCTGAAAGAGCGAGTCAAACATCACAGAAGGCGAGACGCTGATCCGCTCTGGGTTTTTTGGTCTTCATGAGGGAAGAAAGGAGGCACAAACATGGCGCTTATCACATGTCCTGAGTGTAAAAGAGAAGTGTCGGACAGGGCCATGTCTTGTCCGTCGTGTGCTTGTCCCTTGGAAAGGGCCATGACGACCGGGGCAACCGGGAAGAAGTGGAAAGGAATTCAGCTTGTCTCGCTCGGCGCTATCTTCCTCGGGATTTTGGTCGCCTTTGGTACCTCAATACCCCAGGGGGGGGCCTATGCTGGATTCCTGATCGTTGGCGGGCTGATCGGCCTCCTGGCGGGCACGCAGGTCTTCATGTATCTCGTGGCCGTGTATTGGGGGGCACTCTTGGGGTTAAGCATTTTCTTGATAGGCTAGCCCCCATTATTCACGAACTGAGTGTCTTCGTGAATAGATGCGTCCCGCCGCTGCGGCGGGCCTCAAGGCTAGCCCTGAGCGACGCCCCGCAAACCTGGGGCGGAGTCGAAGCCCGGAGGGCAGATTATTCACTTCTATGTGAATAATCCGGGCTAGGGACCCCTCCCCCTCAACTCAGGACCGACCCCGTCTTCACGCGAACGCTGGTGCGGGTGGCAGAGGCAGGAGTCCTTGTGCTCGCCTATGCCTGTCGTACGACGCATAGCCGCGTGGAAATAAAGCATCCCCTCCCTGTTCTTCTCACCGCCAGCATGCACTGACGGCGTTTTTACCCTTGACATTCCTGCTGTTTATTATTAGTTAAATAATAGGTCAGGCTGCAAGGCTTTGGATCGATAGCCGATTCGCTCGGCTGAAAACGTCGGGGGAGTGGTGGAGTCTCCCCCATAGAGATAAACACGGATCCCTCCAGGGCCTCTCGTGCCCTTAATCGTCGATGTTTGCCCCACTCAGGCGACGCTGGCGAGATCGAATGGTAAGCTTTTGTCCTTGCCCGACATGAGCGGGCGAGGTTTTTATTTGTTTAGAGGTCGGATTCGAGAGACGAATGGCCAGAGATACACAGATCGACATCGAAGAGGAAAGCGACGCGACGACCTGGTCCCGGAGGGACTTCTTATCTCTGACGGCTTGGGGCGGGGTGTTGGCCTTTCTTTCCACGATGGCGGTGGGTTTCATGCGCTTCATGTTCCCCCGGGTCCTTTTCGAGCCGGACCCTCGCTTCAATGCCGGTCGGCCAGATACGTTCCAACCGGGGACGGTCGATACGCGGTTCAAGCAATCTCAGCGGGTCTGGATCGTCCGATACGAGGATGGGAGCTTTTTCGCGATGCTAGCGATTTGCACCCACCTCGGGTGCACTCCAAACTGGATACCGGTAGACCGCAAATACAAGTGCCCCTGTCACGGCAGTGGCTATTATATCAGTGGTTTTAACTATGAGGGGCCAGCTCCCCGACCCATGGACCGCGTGAAAATCACGTTTAGTCCCGAGGGAGATCTGTTAGTCGACAAGTCGGTCTTGTATAGCATGAAGCCGGGGCAGGATCCGGACGAACAATACCCGGACAGTCTCTTAAGGATTTAGACGACCGAGGGGGCGAGACATGATCAACTTGAAGGACTTGAAAAAGACAATCCTGGAATCCCAGGTCTGGCGTGCCATGTTCCGCCACGATTACGCCGACACCCCGCGGAACCGGACGTTACAGATCATGACGAACGTCTGGATGCATCTCCATCCGCCGAAAATCCGGCGCCATGCCATCCGCGTCCGGTTTACCTGGTGCATGGGGGGCATTACGTTTCTCCTCTTCCTGGTCCTCGTGGTGACTGGGGTCGTCCTGATGTTCTATTACCGGCCGGTGGCCGAGTATGCGTACGCCGACATGAAGTATCTGCAGTTCGACGTCCCCTTCGGCATGGTCCTGCGCAACATGCATCGGTGGGCGGCCCACGGCATGGTCCTCACCGTATGGCTGCACATGTTTCGGGTCTTTATGACCGGTTCCTACAAGTCTCCGCGGGAGTTCAACTGGGTGGTGGGCGTCGTCCTCCTCACGCTGACGCTGCTCCTGTCCTTCACCGGGTACCTGCTCCCCTGGGACCAGCTGTCAATCTGGGCAGTCACCGTGGGGACCAACATGGCCCGGGCGACGCCGCTGTTGGGTCACGAGGGTCCCTTCGCCCAGGTCGTCGGCGTGACACCACGGTACGATGCCCGAGCCTTTCTCCTGGGCGGGACGATCGTGGGCCCCCCGACCTTGCTCCGGTTTTATGTGTTGCATTGTATCTTTCTCCCCATCCTGGCCAGTCTGCTGATGATCCTCCACTTCTGGCGGATTCGCAAGGATGGCGGGATCTCGGGACCCGTGTAGGGCGGGCGACAGGTTGCGCCTTACGCCCCTGCGGATGTTGGAGGGTAGAGAATGGCAGAGGTGCCGGGACGGGCGGCGGCGGTGGCCGAGAAGGCCAAGGCAGCGCCCCAGAAGCCCAAGATAAAGCCGATTGAAGATAAGATTCACTGCTGGCCCTATCTCGTCCGGTCAGAGTTTGTCTGTTCCATAATCATCATGGCCGTGCTCATGGTGTGGTCTATCTACATCAACGCCCCGATGGAGGAGCCGGCCAACCCTACCAACACTCCCAACCCGTCCAAGGCACCGTGGTACTTCCTGGGCCTGCAGGAGATGCTCGTCTACTTCGACCCATGGATGGCTGGGGTGGTACTTCCTACCCTCATCATCGTCGGGCTCATGGTCATCCCGTTCATCGACATCAATCCAAAGGGGAACGGCTATTACACCTTCAGGGAGCGGAAGTTTGCGGTGAGCGTGTTTCTCATCGGGTTCCTGGTCCTCTGGATCAGCCTGATCGTGACGGGGGTCTTCCTGAGGGGCCCGGGATGGAACCTCTTTTGGCCGTGGGAGGTGTGGGATCCCCACAAGGTGGTCGCCCTGACGAATGTCGATCTGCCGTACTGGGGACCCTTCAAGTATCTGGGGAATCCCAAGATCTTTGGTGTGGAGCTGGTGGGACTTACGGCCATCACCCTCTATTTTTCGCTGGGGGTGGCTTTCTGGTTCTGGAAGAGCAAGACGAGTCCGATCTTGCAGGAACTGGGACCTATCCGGTACGGGATCGTCGCTTTCCTGTTTTTCACGATGATGGGGCTCCCCATCAAGATGTTTTTGCGGATCGCCTTCAATATCAAGTACATCTGGGTGACCCCCTGGTTTAATATCTGACCCGGCCGTTCCCTGACGACGTCACGCGAGGAGCAGCGGATCGATGCCACGGCGGAAGTTTGTCCCCGACGAAAAAAGATCCCTTCGGTGGATCTTCTTCGCCTCGAGCATGGTCCTCGTCGGGACGACCGTATGGGCCCTGTGGGATGAATCGGTCTCCCGTCGGCCCTGGATCAAATACCAGACCGAGTTCAAGCAACTCGAATACGGTTTGGTCCTGAAGGAATTGGAGCAGGCCCGGGCGCAACTGAATCAGCCCGAGATACAGGCAAAGCTCCAGAAACTGCGAGAAACGTTGCGATGGGCCGAGGAGGCCAAAAAGGGACCGGACTATCAGGCAGCCGTGAGGGAGGTCGAGCGGCGGAAGGCGACATATCGGGACATCAATCAGGAGCTCCGATTTACTCGGAGCGAGCTCGACGAGGTCTACTACTGGTTCGATAAGGCAAGGCATGAGGGGAAGAACCCCAGCGCCGAAGAGGCCGAGGTGAGGCGTCTGCAGGAGCGGGAACACGCACTGGAACCGCAGGCAGATGCCGAGAAGAAGGCCCTGAACGAAGCCAAGCAACGGCTGAAGACGTTTGACCGACGCATCCAGGAGGTGCGGGACAAGATCAAGGAGATTACGGCAAAGAGCGTGCGCCTGGAAGAGCGGCTGGAGGCGGTCCGGAGTCGGCCCTTGGTCATCAAACAGGTGGTGGTTGACGGCCTGGATAAGAACGAATTTGATGTCTTCGTCCTACGCGTGGACCGATGCGAGACCTGTCATCTGGGGATAGACCGTGCCGGTTTCGAGGAAGCCCCTCCGCCTTTTCAGACCCACCCAAAGCGCGAGGCGATCCTGGGCAAGCACCCCGTGAGTCGGTTCGGCTGCTCCGTCTGCCATGAAGGACAGGGGCCGGCCCTCGATTATGAGAAGCTGGTGGACGGCCGAATTCCCGACACGCCCCATGGCTTTGGCAGGGAATACGGCGGCAGTCGCCACATCCTGTGGGATTTCCCGCTGCTCCGTGGAAAGCTGGTGCAGGCCTCATGTCGCAAGTGCCACGAGGACCGGACCGAGTTCGTCACTGCTCTGAAGAGAGGTGGGGGCGAGGACGCCCAGGTGAAGTGGGTTGACCTGGCCCCCACTTTGACCAAGGGGATAGCGATGTTCGAGATCCTAGGATGCCATGGGTGCCACCCCGCCGAAGGCTTCAGAGGCCTGCCCAAGGTGGGCCCGGAGCTCACGCGGATCGCCAACAAGGTGGAACCGGCATGGCTGATCCAATGGATTCAGAATCCTCAATCGTATCTCCGCCATACCCGAATGCCGTATTTCGGCCTTTCCAAAGAACACGCGACCGCCATCGCTGCCTATCTCTTGGACCAGTCAACGCCGGATCCGCCTGTGGCGGGTCGCTTTAACCCGAACGCGTCCCCGGAAAAGGGGAAGGAGATCTTTGAGCGGGTCGGGTGCCTCGGGTGTCACGCCATGCGGGCGGTGTACGAAGAGAAGGGTCCCCGGACCTTTACGGTCGGGAAACTGATCGGCCGGGACTTCGCACCCGATCTCAGCAACGTGGCCATGAAGATCAAAGATCCGGAGTGGATCTTTCGCTGGCTGAAAAACCCCAAGGCGATCCGCCCCCGTACTCCGATGCCGAGCCTACGGCTCAGCGATGAAGAGGCAAGCGCATTGACGGCCTTCCTGATGACACGGGGAGAGCGGCAGGAGTCGCCGCCGGCCCTTTTGGCAGAGCTGAAGACAAGGGAGCGGATCGAGGAGGGGAGTGCACTTATCGGGCTGCGGGGCTGCTTCGGGTGTCACGAGATCCGGGGCTTTGAAACCGCGACCCAGATTGCACCGGAGATCAGCAATTTCGGCCACAAGCGTCTGCTCCAGCTGTCCTTTGGCGATGCCGTGGAGGTCCATCACACCTGGGAAGAATGGACCTTCTGGAAGCTCAAGAATCCGCAGATCTACACGACGGAGCGGGAGCAACTACGCATGCCGAATTTCGGATTCACCGATGAGGAGGTCAAGACACTCCGGGCCCTCCTGAGGAGCTTTGTCGATACCGAGGTTCCCAACCGGTTTCGTGAGGAGGAAACCGTCCATCGGATGGCCATTGCCAAGGGACGGCGCCTGGTCCGGAGCTTTAACTGCGTGGGATGCCACATTATCGAGGGGAGTGGGGGGGATATCCGGGTGCGATATGAGGGGCGACTGAATGAAGCACCGCCTCCCCTCGTCTTACGAAAAGGAACCCTCAGTGAGGGGGACAAGGTCCAGGCCAAGTGGCTGTTTGAGTTTCTGCATCGGCCACACCCCATCAGGCCTTGGTTGCAGATTCGGATGCCGACGTTCGGTCTCAGAGACAGCCACGTGGCGGCGCTCGCCGGCTACTTCGTAGCTCTGGCGGGGCTCGAGGTCCCCTTTGAGTTCGTCCCCCCGGTGGAGGAGCTGAGGCCCAAGATGGTTGAGGCCGGTCGAATCCTCGCGTCGGAGGAGTACTTCTCCTGCGGGAGCTGTCATGTGCAGGGGGACAAGAAGCCGGAGGGGCCTCCGGAAGGGTGGGCGCCTGACTTTTCCCTGGCGCACCGTCGTCTCCGGCCGGCATGGGTTGGGACCTGGCTCAACGATCCGCAAAAAGTCCAACCCGGGACCAAGATGCCGAGCTACTTCTTGGACGAGGATTCTGGACCGGACGACATCCTCGGAGGTGATGAGCAAAAGCAGATCGTGGCCTTGCAGGAGTATCTGTTGAGCCTCGGAAAGCGGTAACTCTAGAAGGAGACAAACAATCATGCGAAAGACTGTAACGATTTTCATCCTAGCAGGTTTCATGCTCGGGCTGTGGGCCTTGGCGAACGCTCCCGCCGCCGATGCCGCCGGTGGGACGATTACGGGCGTGGTGAAGTTCGCTGGCACGCCGCCCCCTCTCAAGGAGATTCCACCCACCAAGGACAAGCGAGTCTGCGGCAAGGCCCCCATTTATGATCAGAGCCTTGTGGTGGACAAGGGGACGAAGGGGATCCAATGGGCCGTGGTCTCGGTGCAGGGGGCGAAAGGGAAGTGGAATGGCAAAGGGGCGACTCTTGATCAGAAGGGCTGTACGTTTCGCCCGCACGTCCTGGTCACACCACCCGGCAAGATTACGGTCCTGAACAGTGACCGCATCCTGCACAACTTCCACAGCTATAGCAAGGTGAACCCCGCCCTCAACCGGGCCCAGCCCGGCTTCCGGAAGAAGATGAAAGTGGAGTTCAAGAAGCCCGAGCTTATCAAGGTGACGTGCGACGCACATTCCTGGATGAACGGGTGGATTGTCGTGACGGACGATCCCTATGTGGCCGTCACCGACGAAAAGGGCAACTTCAAGATCGAAAATGTGCCATCGGGCACGTACACCCTGGAAGTCTGGCAAGAGAGCCTCGGAACAACAACGCAGCAGGTGACGGTGAAAGACGGCCAGACAGCCAAAGTTACGTTCACGCTGAAGAAAAAGTAACTCGAGCCGAGCACCAAGCCGCCGGTGCCACGAGGGGGCAGTCCTGAATCTTGCGATCCTGTGGATCCACGTGCTCGCTGCCATCGCGTGGATAGGGGGCATGTTCTTCTTCCTTGTGGTCCTTGATCCCCTCTTCCGCGGAACCTTCCCCGCCCGAGAAGAAATCCAGATTGCCTACGCCGCAGGCAGGCGCTATCAGTTCGTTGCGGCGCGGGCCATGGAGCTGTTGCTGTTGACGGGTATCTGGAACATCGTGGCTCGGGGATGGGACGAAGGGGGGATCCTTCCGCAGCGGTTTTGGGCTATCCTGGGACTGAAAGTGCTCGGATTTGCACTGATGGTGGGCCTTCAGACCTGGCAGCGGATCTGGATGAATCGAAAGCTGGCCCCCCTGATCATCGCGGGAGGCGGCGGCATCCTTGGCGAACAGGAGTGGCGTGCCATCCAATCCCGCGTGACGGGTGTGACGCGGATCAATCTGACCATTGGGGTAGTGGTGGTTTTTTTGGCACTCATGTTGGGGAGACTCTAGGACGGCGTTAGCCGTCAGCCGTCGGCGGCCAGCACAGACTCAAACCCAACCCCCAACACCCAAGCCCCAACCGCTGACTGATGATTGCTGATGGCTAATCACTTTCCTGGATCATAAGGCTTGACAATTCCTGTCATTCCCCATTATGCTTCCGACCGGCTTTTCGACCCTTCGTGATCAGGTCGGTTTGCCCGTCGGACCGTCTCCCAGGACCGGGGGGTCGGTTTTTTCCTTGTTGACACCGTGTCTCTTTGCTTACAGATACCTTCCGGATGAGTACTGAATAAGGCTGAGAGATCCTGATGTTAGAATACCTGAAGTTAGAAACGTGGCTTCCGGAAAACGTCTCCACTTACGGGGCGGAGATCGATTTTCTCTTTTATATCATCTATTACATCACCGGGGTGGCCTTCCTCCTGGTGGCGGCAGTAATGGTGGCGTTCATTATCTTGTACCGTCACCGTGAAGGCCGCCGGGCAAGGTACGTGCATGGGAATACTGCTCTCGAAATCGCCTGGACAGTAGGGACCGCCCTCATCGTCATCGTCCTTGGCATCATGAGCAGACCATTATGGGCGAGAATCAAACAACAAGTCCCGCCGAGTAATATTCAGGTCCGTGTCACCGCGAAGCAGTTCAACTGGGAGATCCTGTATCCTGGCCCCGATGGGACGTTCGACACAGCGGATGATGTGCAGATGGACAACGAGCTCTACGTCCCGGTCAATAGGGTTGTACAGGTATTCCTGACCTCGAAGGACGTCATTCACAGTTTTTTTCTCCCGAATCTTCGGCTGAAACAGGATGCCGTGCCGGGACGCACGATCCAGGCCTGGTTCGAGGCGACCAAGCCCGGGGTGTACGAGATCCCCTGCGCCGAGCTGTGCGGGTTTGGACACTCCGGGATGCTCGGTTATCTGACCGTCTACTCCGCCGAGGACTACAAGAAGTGGGTGAAGGAGCAATGGCCTCCGTCCTGAGTTTCGGACCGAGGGCCCGTCCGCCTGAAGCAAGAGTCCAGCATTCATGGGCTGATCCGGAAGGACATTCGCAGAGGGACGGTGGATGATGAGTGAAGCCGCAGGGGTCCAGGCCACGCATGTCGAGCACGCCCATCACGAGGAGCTGGGGTTCTGGCGCACGTATGTCTTCTCCACGGACCACAAAACGATCGGCAAGCAGTTTCTCTTTCTGGGACTATTCATGATGGTCTTAGGAGGTCTACTGGCGCTCATGTTGCGGTGGCAGCTCGCCTGGCCCGAGACGGCGGTGCCGGGGCTCAGTTGGGTCCCGGAGCCCTATATGTACGAGGGGATCATTCCGCCGGAGTTCTATAACATGCTCTTCACCATGCATGCCACGATCATGATCTTCTTCGTGGTCATGCCGATCTTGGTCGGGTGTTTCGGGAACTTCCTCATTCCCCTGATGATCGGTGCCAGGGATATGGCCTTTCCCACGCTGAACATGCTTTCATTCTGGATTGGCGCGGTCGCAGGCGTGGTGATGCTCACGGGGTTCTTCGTGCCCGGCGGGCATGCGGCCACCGGCTGGACCGCGTACGCGCCGCTCTCCGCCAAGGCGATCTACACGGGTGTGGACTGGGGGCAGAACATCTGGTGCATCAGCCTCATCCTCCTCGGCATTTCCTCCCTCATGGGCTCGATTAATTACATCACCACCATCGTGAATATGCGGGCACCGGGCATGACCTGGTTCCGCCTGCCGCTGGTCATCTGGACCCTCTTCGTCGTGGCGGTCCTCCTCTTGCTGGCGTTGCCCGTGCTCACCTCCGCCCTGGCCATGCTCTTGTTCGACCGGATGGCCGGGACGTACTTCTTCCTCCCCAAAGGCGGTGGCG
Above is a window of Candidatus Methylomirabilota bacterium DNA encoding:
- the coxB gene encoding cytochrome c oxidase subunit II, coding for MLEYLKLETWLPENVSTYGAEIDFLFYIIYYITGVAFLLVAAVMVAFIILYRHREGRRARYVHGNTALEIAWTVGTALIVIVLGIMSRPLWARIKQQVPPSNIQVRVTAKQFNWEILYPGPDGTFDTADDVQMDNELYVPVNRVVQVFLTSKDVIHSFFLPNLRLKQDAVPGRTIQAWFEATKPGVYEIPCAELCGFGHSGMLGYLTVYSAEDYKKWVKEQWPPS
- a CDS encoding cytochrome b N-terminal domain-containing protein; translation: MINLKDLKKTILESQVWRAMFRHDYADTPRNRTLQIMTNVWMHLHPPKIRRHAIRVRFTWCMGGITFLLFLVLVVTGVVLMFYYRPVAEYAYADMKYLQFDVPFGMVLRNMHRWAAHGMVLTVWLHMFRVFMTGSYKSPREFNWVVGVVLLTLTLLLSFTGYLLPWDQLSIWAVTVGTNMARATPLLGHEGPFAQVVGVTPRYDARAFLLGGTIVGPPTLLRFYVLHCIFLPILASLLMILHFWRIRKDGGISGPV
- a CDS encoding cytochrome C, producing the protein MAEVPGRAAAVAEKAKAAPQKPKIKPIEDKIHCWPYLVRSEFVCSIIIMAVLMVWSIYINAPMEEPANPTNTPNPSKAPWYFLGLQEMLVYFDPWMAGVVLPTLIIVGLMVIPFIDINPKGNGYYTFRERKFAVSVFLIGFLVLWISLIVTGVFLRGPGWNLFWPWEVWDPHKVVALTNVDLPYWGPFKYLGNPKIFGVELVGLTAITLYFSLGVAFWFWKSKTSPILQELGPIRYGIVAFLFFTMMGLPIKMFLRIAFNIKYIWVTPWFNI
- a CDS encoding CBS domain-containing protein: VEKCMQRRPVTVSPQDTLRGAWQIIRERRVRHLPVVERGRLVGIVTDRDLRQALPSRAVGLEMHEAPHLAEKVRIWEVMARAVVTISREAPIEEAARLLLKYRIGGLPVLKGETLVGIITKTDLLRALLSESGGSQRPASRQRVRTTQRKSATR
- a CDS encoding ubiquinol-cytochrome c reductase iron-sulfur subunit, whose product is MARDTQIDIEEESDATTWSRRDFLSLTAWGGVLAFLSTMAVGFMRFMFPRVLFEPDPRFNAGRPDTFQPGTVDTRFKQSQRVWIVRYEDGSFFAMLAICTHLGCTPNWIPVDRKYKCPCHGSGYYISGFNYEGPAPRPMDRVKITFSPEGDLLVDKSVLYSMKPGQDPDEQYPDSLLRI
- a CDS encoding carboxypeptidase regulatory-like domain-containing protein, giving the protein MRKTVTIFILAGFMLGLWALANAPAADAAGGTITGVVKFAGTPPPLKEIPPTKDKRVCGKAPIYDQSLVVDKGTKGIQWAVVSVQGAKGKWNGKGATLDQKGCTFRPHVLVTPPGKITVLNSDRILHNFHSYSKVNPALNRAQPGFRKKMKVEFKKPELIKVTCDAHSWMNGWIVVTDDPYVAVTDEKGNFKIENVPSGTYTLEVWQESLGTTTQQVTVKDGQTAKVTFTLKKK
- a CDS encoding c-type cytochrome, encoding MPRRKFVPDEKRSLRWIFFASSMVLVGTTVWALWDESVSRRPWIKYQTEFKQLEYGLVLKELEQARAQLNQPEIQAKLQKLRETLRWAEEAKKGPDYQAAVREVERRKATYRDINQELRFTRSELDEVYYWFDKARHEGKNPSAEEAEVRRLQEREHALEPQADAEKKALNEAKQRLKTFDRRIQEVRDKIKEITAKSVRLEERLEAVRSRPLVIKQVVVDGLDKNEFDVFVLRVDRCETCHLGIDRAGFEEAPPPFQTHPKREAILGKHPVSRFGCSVCHEGQGPALDYEKLVDGRIPDTPHGFGREYGGSRHILWDFPLLRGKLVQASCRKCHEDRTEFVTALKRGGGEDAQVKWVDLAPTLTKGIAMFEILGCHGCHPAEGFRGLPKVGPELTRIANKVEPAWLIQWIQNPQSYLRHTRMPYFGLSKEHATAIAAYLLDQSTPDPPVAGRFNPNASPEKGKEIFERVGCLGCHAMRAVYEEKGPRTFTVGKLIGRDFAPDLSNVAMKIKDPEWIFRWLKNPKAIRPRTPMPSLRLSDEEASALTAFLMTRGERQESPPALLAELKTRERIEEGSALIGLRGCFGCHEIRGFETATQIAPEISNFGHKRLLQLSFGDAVEVHHTWEEWTFWKLKNPQIYTTEREQLRMPNFGFTDEEVKTLRALLRSFVDTEVPNRFREEETVHRMAIAKGRRLVRSFNCVGCHIIEGSGGDIRVRYEGRLNEAPPPLVLRKGTLSEGDKVQAKWLFEFLHRPHPIRPWLQIRMPTFGLRDSHVAALAGYFVALAGLEVPFEFVPPVEELRPKMVEAGRILASEEYFSCGSCHVQGDKKPEGPPEGWAPDFSLAHRRLRPAWVGTWLNDPQKVQPGTKMPSYFLDEDSGPDDILGGDEQKQIVALQEYLLSLGKR